ggcagtcccagagagcagcttcggccccggagcagttcacgctctccagccagatctgagcggagccttccccaaagcgagcggagccaaccgcctccagcgcccctccgcagcccagctggcggcaaacgacggcagcatcagacaggtcccagccgtcatcgcagacgctcccccagctgccctggtagtagatctccactctcccagcgcagcgcccaggcccgttcaccagccgcacctgacggctccctgtagcaggaggaaaccccggctgccgtcaagggccggctgcccacccagcccagagcctgggggggccgtgcagtgccactcaccccagcaaacgacccccacgtcctcggcaatccctgcttccagcgcactctcaggcagggagctgttgcagagggtcaggttggcctcgtgccctgcacaccacaccccgcgcagccccacgggacccgtccctctctgagccttcggggggttgtaggctgcctctgcctctccacactgcagctgccggcacaccacgctggcctcctgcacgtcccactgctcatccaggactctgccccacgtcccgtgctggaagatctccactcgcccgtcgcacgggcttcctccacccaccagccgcagggatgcgaagcgagctgggcctggggagagcagccatgccccagcccttggcggcactggggagcccggcagcctgcagcacgtctccaggctctggcacccttgcaggagggccttGGAGCTTGCCTGCCTGCcgccagccctctgtggggaccttctgagccagagccttgcactgccacagggtcccctgctttgggagcatttaagaggaaaacagaataacCGActgttttcctgcactcacctgagcatatgaGAGCAGCGTCGTTCTCATGGGAGCACGGCGAGgcccccagggcagtcactgggcactctcccaggtgggcttcagtcccgtcacagtggaaggagtctctccagacagggccgcttcctctcccaaaatgccctcctttaggaatggactcagcaaacccgcagttgaggtgacggcagagaacgtgggcgtccaagaggtcccagcgggaggcacagagggtgccccaggccccctgcacatggacctccaccctcccctcacacgccgtgctgccgttcaccagcctgaaccctgtgaactcgggacagagaaggatgagacagggcagacttgtgcttttgctgccttgggtggtggagtagagggcaaatggacaccctgcctttctcctccttctgcaccattttagggctgcagacaaacattcaaggtcaggtttaatggggctctgagcaacctgatctagttgaagaggtccctgctggttgcaggcaagttggactagatgacattgaaaggtcccttccaacccagaccatcctatggttctgtgatcaccccttgtgtcctcacacccagcacagcacagtcctgtccctgctcccccatcatcggcacacccccggtggtaacaccctgccctgagtccttacgtgtgcaggtgacaccggcagcattcgcgtgggtgcagggctggtccctgggggaccccgtggggcaggagctgagaagggattcattccccacacactgcagctctctgtcccacatgggaccagacccttctccaaagtgagctgccccggggacagacagggctgtgccacactgcaactctctgcagaccacgtcggcagctttgggaccaaagtcggagtcacagacagttttccactcGTTCCTATCATGGATCTCCACTCGTCCTGAGCAGGGATTGTCCCCTCCAACCAGCTGGacaaatcctggagtaaccaaagaaccctgtgagttcccacagccctctggcagttacaTACCCATGTCCCACCTGGCCTGCAAGGTGGCCACAAGCAAAGAGACCCAcgaccctcccagcagctcccaatgGGTGCTGATGGCACAGATATACCAGGGacaccctgctcctctgcccaaggACAGGGCTTTTTCCCTTTGAGCGGCCCCTTTGCTTTGGTTGAGGGACTTGTGTCTGCCAGGAGGCACAACCCAAAAGCCACTGGCCACTCTGCACCcttctctggggctgtgggtggccgcGTGAGCAGCTCTCGGTGCCTCTGGCACAGAGGAACCTGGCCCTCAGCAATGCCAGACAGGTGCTGGCTGaattggagaagaaagatgagaacCAACAAAAAATGCGGGCATTGAGGGGGattcatctcccagccccaggcaccaacTGAGGGTGGGATGAACCATCTTGGGGCCCAGCGGTGGGTGAACCCCACTGGTCTTTCCTCAGGGACCAGGGACACCAGCAATGACAGTCCCAGCTTGGCAGCGTGACCAGCAACacaggaccctgccctggcagccatTCATTGCTCCctgagggcacagccaggtcccttctcctgtcccagtcCCAAAGGTGGGGAATAGATTGGCTCCTTACCTGAGCATGTCACTCCAGCAGCGTCAGAATGATAACAGTAGGTATTACCCCATCCATTGTGTCTACAGTCAGACAGGGCCGACTCTCTGCCGTGACACCTAACATTACCCATCCAAatggggccggatcctgccccaAAGTGTGCTTTAGCATGAGCTTTGACAGCGGACCCACAGCgcagctgcttacaaaccactgcagcatcaTTCATGTCCCAGGAGTAATCACACACGGTCCCCCACTGGCCCTGGTGTTttacctccactctcccagcacagcgtccgcCGCCATTCTCCAGTCTCACCTGCGCAGCCCCTTCAACCACCGAGATGGGACTGGTCAGGTGAGCACCGAGTCCCAGAGTGCAGGTCTGGGGTACCCCCTGCCTGTCACAGGCACCAGGAtgggagccctctcccctccaggctctccctggggatgtgtgggcgtccccccactccccatgggctgtgcaggctgggggtgctaaCTCCAGACCCGCCGGGCCATTTTCTGTCCCACAGCCCTTAGCACCTCCTCCCAACTCAAAGCGCCCCTGCCCACGCCCACCCAAAACCTGTATCGCCAGGCCGTGCACAGGgcacctgctcctccccagcccagcaccccttaACAGCATCATGGAGACATCCGCTCCCACCCagatggacacaggcaaaggcacagggtccatAGACCTGAGCTCCTTCTGACCCTCATCTCAGcggcacttggaaagaaaccctctttccaaagggctcttgatgaccccactggtacccgatggccctgggctgtgggaaaagggagccggcacttacctctgcagagctgcacccagaggagcagccacagcacccgaggggacaggagtccctccattcccatcctgagcctcctgccctgctggcacagccctgctcttccccactccctgtcacagCTCCTGGGGACTCAGGGGGACGTCGATGATGGGAGGGTGATATATCTCTGCAGATACCGACCCAGCTGCGGAAGGAGCCaatcgaagcagcagcacctttttagacgttatcgggagctatctcccctccgacacagcccagcccgccaatgaacttctccagcgccgttcatgaccatatatgagggacatatatgtcccgctgccggtgtcatggtcgctgtggtggcggatcatcatgggacaaggtgggtgtgcaggggaATTTGGTTAGTCACcccttgcaccctgctgtgggcctggaagcactgagcatctcctgcaccgggctcatccaagaagccatgaggcaagtgtccagctgcccccaagctgcggtgaccatggagcggggactgcaccagggtctgtgtcaggatggggaggaaacagcccctgcccctgctaccgacctcactgtgctgggagcagcatctgggagaggtcttcatccagggcaagggctccatcccaggagtgttggcttgtccgtccctccctgcagggccccacagtgagtccctcgcaggagccggagctggatcatgtccctgccctggcagcagacgggaagcccagaggctcagacgtgtccctgactctcagtgtgtcacccaggggccGTTATTCCCCACGGgcggagcaggagctggagcctgcaggtgcacaaaccacagcccacgtggcctcgccgcgctccccccgctccccctgcaGCGCAcgggcaggaagtctgtggtttcctcctggcgccgtgcccaggcacatccctggggtgcccccgagccacccccaccccgactgctccagccagggccgcaggggctgctccttcggcctcgcagacacggggacgggcagctcccagcccccgtcatgcccctgtcatgcacacggccgctctgcaccgagcccGACGGGCACGGCGTGACATCGGTGACGTGACCTCACAcccttcctactgccaaagctgtgtgttcgtgggttatactgacggtgacttcacactctcctacttctgctgccgtgtgctcatgagtggtactgacagtgacctcacgtccctcctgctgccaccaccctgtgctcaggggttacagtgaccatgacctcacaccctcctgctgctgctgctgctgcgtgctcaggagtcccgctgtcacatgtgtgtgtgtgttgtgtacaggcttctgatgacaatggttcttccaaaaagccaTATTGGGGTGGGGTCCAAGTGTTATTTTCATGGCATCAGAAGCAGCCACACAAGCcatatgcctgctccttgcccaaaagCTACACAGGCAGCGGTGAAATAACAAAAGCGACATTCACAAGCCACGTTCCTGCTCGTGGCCTATCAGGTATTCAGACAACAATGACCTCACAAACACCTACAGAAACTACTGCTTGGCTCCCAACCTGTCATCTACTCGGGCACCCGTGACACCACAACACCCTACAccacccatgttcctgctcctgccctaccaggtacgcgggcagcagtgacttcaccagctcctacacaacccatgggcctcttcctggcctgtcagctcaGCGGTCACAGGTCACCTtacaaacacctacacaagatgggggcttagtcctggcctaccagcttctcaggcacctgggacctcaaaacacccagcacaagacatgtttctcctgggctcctcaggcaccagtgacatcgcagagacatccacaagccaggtgacagctcctggcctctcgtctgcgcaggcaccagtgacctccacgcacctacacgagctgtgcacctgggcctgccttatcagctgctcagccaagagtgacatcagaaggacaagcccgagccacgtgtctcctatcagctacaccagcaccagggacctcaccagcccctac
The DNA window shown above is from Larus michahellis chromosome W unlocalized genomic scaffold, bLarMic1.1 SUPER_W_unloc_1, whole genome shotgun sequence and carries:
- the LOC141736643 gene encoding scavenger receptor cysteine-rich type 1 protein M130-like, with translation CADDGGAGTGLCCAGCEDTRGDHRTIGWSGLEGTFQCHLVQLACNQQGPLQLDQVAQSPIKPDLECLSAALKWCRRRRKAGCPFALYSTTQGSKSTSLPCLILLCPEFTGFRLVNGSTACEGRVEVHVQGAWGTLCASRWDLLDAHVLCRHLNCGFAESIPKGGHFGRGSGPVWRDSFHCDGTEAHLGECPVTALGASPCSHENDAALICSGHEANLTLCNSSLPESALEAGIAEDVGVVCWGSRQVRLVNGPGRCAGRVEIYYQGSWGSVCDDGWDLSDAAVVCRQLGCGGALEAVGSARFGEGSAQIWLESVNCSGAEAALWDCPAGSWGQHDCGHKEDAGVVCSEFMALRLENGTNCSGRLQVFYNGTWGSVCSNSMTPETVSLACKELGCGDRGSLETQRPYGRLSGTAWLDRVECGERNSSFWQCPSAPWHPQSCDDLRDETHITCKGNSELAGHQHPLCSCSWLGMDKFLGLRGPFVSKADAAAADPTQGRLTGSGRVSLPVIMCIILGALL